The following proteins come from a genomic window of Triticum aestivum cultivar Chinese Spring chromosome 6A, IWGSC CS RefSeq v2.1, whole genome shotgun sequence:
- the LOC123128005 gene encoding pentatricopeptide repeat-containing protein At1g05750, chloroplastic encodes MLSLSAPSSPPPSPPTRSTAAVGLLRGAAGRRDAPLTAALHAVLLKSGALHSSQPLVASNSLLHAYLQCGLHSHALHLLDETPRRDAATYSALISLHCRLGAPLDAVRAFVDMLLAHDADEGDAAAVRANEFTVAALLQACGLAKDGRLGRMVHGYLVTNGFCADPFVVGSLVNMYAKVGDVVSARRLVLRLACRDVVSWTAVISGCVLNGMLAEALGVFVMMLEDGVLPNNVTMLSVIQACSLMGHSGLFSQVHTLVARLGLEEDVSVVNSLIMMYAKNGFIEEAARLYEDLYLRRGTVCSNADVLGALLYGCTVSASPLYGREIHAHLIKLSALPSISIENCLMGMYARFERVDATYLVFKGMKVKDIVSWNTMISCLAKSDYVNEALDLFSTLHSGGSGLVPDFVTVLSVVQACSNAGLLLQGQMLHAYIVKYGFVHDVSISNALIIMYAKLGRIDSAEKIFWRMDVKDLVSWNSMINAYGIHGDGHSALKYFHQLTDVGAHAPNAITFLNVISACSHSGLISEGYKCFESMRRDHGIEPGMDHYACVVDLFGRSGRFAEAEEFIRDMPVPPNSSIWGPLLAGCRLHGNVDLAEKAAKELLALEPDSDIWRVSLSNIYASAGRWKDSAKIRTEMRRVGLRKETGWSFVDVGGVEGFKFVSADTRHRDAEKIYAVWHSMNKHMADVAGDVHQLSLVSVN; translated from the coding sequence ATGCTCTCGCTCTCGGCTCCTTCCTCGCCCCCGCCCTCGCCACCTACCCGCAGCACCGCCGCCGTCGGCCTCCTTCGTGGGGCCGCGGGGCGGCGCGACGCGCCGCTCACCGCCGCGCTCCACGCCGTCCTCCTCAAGTCCGGCGCGCTCCACTCTTCCCAGCCCCTCGTCGCGTCCAACTCCCTCCTCCACGCCTACCTCCAATGCGGCCTCCACTCCCACGCGCTCCACCTGCTCGACGAAACGCCGCGCCGTGACGCCGCCACCTACTCCGCCCTCATCTCGCTCCACTGTCGCCTCGGCGCGCCCCTGGACGCCGTCCGCGCCTTCGTGGACATGCTGCTGGCCCACGACGCAGACGAGGgcgacgccgccgccgtccgcgccaaCGAGTTCACGGTGGCCGCGCTCCTGCAGGCCTGCGGGCTCGCCAAGGATGGGAGGCTGGGGAGGATGGTGCATGGCTACCTCGTGACAAATGGCTTCTGCGCCGACCCCTTTGTGGTCGGCTCGTTGGTCAATATGTACGCCAAGGTTGGGGATGTGGTCAGCGCGCGGAGGCTGGTTCTCAGATTGGCTTGCAGGGATGTCGTTTCCTGGACTGCTGTTATATCAGGGTGCGTGCTCAACGGGATGCTAGCAGAGGCTCTCGGTGTGTTTGTCATGATGCTGGAAGATGGTGTCCTTCCCAACAATGTTACAATGCTGAGTGTCATTCAGGCATGCTCTTTGATGGGCCACTCGGGATTGTTCAGTCAGGTGCACACTCTTGTTGCTCGGTTGGGCCTCGAGGAAGATGTTTCGGTGGTGAATTCTCTCATCATGATGTATGCAAAGAATGGCTTTATTGAAGAGGCTGCACGGCTTTACGAGGATCTGTACCTCAGGAGAGGGACTGTGTGCTCTAATGCTGATGTTCTTGGCGCGCTTCTTTATGGTTGCACGGTTTCAGCATCCCCGCTTTATGGGAGAGAAATCCATGCACACTTGATTAAACTGAGTGCTCTTCCAAGCATCAGCATTGAAAACTGCCTCATGGGCATGTATGCTAGATTCGAGCGAGTTGACGCAACGTATTTGGTGTTTAAAGGCATGAAAGTTAAAGATATTGTTTCGTGGAACACCAtgatctcatgcctagccaagagCGACTATGTAAATGAAGCCTTGGACCTTTTCAGCACTCTTCATAGTGGTGGTAGTGGGCTTGTGCCTGATTTTGTCACGGTCTTGAGTGTAGTTCAGGCATGCTCCAATGCTGGATTACTTCTCCAAGGGCAGATGCTCCATGCATACATCGTAAAATATGGTTTTGTGCACGATGTATCGATCTCCAATGCTCTAATAATCATGTATGCAAAGTTAGGAAGGATTGATTCCGCTGAGAAGATCTTTTGGCGGATGGATGTTAAGGACCTTGTTTCCTGGAATTCGATGATCAATGCTTATGGGATACACGGAGATGGCCATTCGGCTCTAAAGTATTTCCACCAGCTGACAGATGTTGGAGCACATGCTCCTAATGCTATCACGTTTTTGAATGTGATATCTGCTTGCAGTCACTCTGGTTTGATTTCAGAAGGATACAAGTGCTTTGAAAGCATGAGAAGGGACCATGGAATTGAGCCTGGCATGGATCATTATGCTTGTGTAGTGGACCTGTTTGGAAGGTCTGGGAGATTTGCCGAGGCAGAAGAATTCATCAGGGATATGCCTGTTCCTCCCAACTCGTCCATTTGGGGACCTTTGCTGGCTGGTTGCCGGCTTCATGGGAATGTTGATCTTGCAGAAAAGGCTGCTAAAGAACTACTAGCCTTGGAACCTGACAGTGATATCTGGAGAGTCTCCTTGTCAAATATCTACGCATCGGCTGGGAGGTGGAAAGACTCTGCAAAGATTAGGACTGAAATGAGGAGAGTCGGTTTGAGAAAGGAGACTGGTTGGAGCTTTGTAGATGTAGGAGGGGTTGAGGGTTTTAAGTTTGTGTCGGCAGATACAAGGCATCGTGACGCTGAAAAAATATATGCAGTATGGCACAGTATGAACAAGCACATGGCAGATGTAGCTGGTGACGTGCATCAGCTGAGTCTGGTGAGTGTAAATTAG
- the LOC123128006 gene encoding 2-C-methyl-D-erythritol 2,4-cyclodiphosphate synthase, chloroplastic, translated as MASASSLFLASPISTAPRTRAPASPCPARPSLRPRRPSLAVAAALQAEHQPAVAVAAAPKPPALPFRVGHGFDLHRLEPGLPLIIGGISIPHDRGCDAHSDGDVLLHCVVDAILGALGLPDIGQIFPDTDPRWKGAESCVFMREAVKLMHQAGYELGNLDATLILQKPKISPFKETIRSNLCELLGADPSVVNLKAKTHEKVDSLGENRSIAAHTVVLLMRK; from the exons ATGGCCTCCGCCTCCTCCCTCTTCCTGGCCTCCCCCATCTCCACCGCGCCAAGGACCCGCGCACCCGCCTCCCCTTGCCCCGCCCGGCCATCCCTGCGCCCCCGGCGGCCGTCCCTGGCGGTGGCGGCCGCGCTCCAGGCGGAGCACCAGccggccgtggccgtggccgcggcGCCGAAGCCGCCGGCCCTACCGTTCCGCGTGGGCCACGGCTTCGACCTCCACCGCCTCGAGCCGGGCCTCCCGCTCATCATCGGCGGCATCAGCATCCCCCACGACCGCGGCTGCGACGCCCACTCCGACG GGGACGTGCTTCTGCACTGCGTGGTGGACGCGATTCTCGGCGCCCTGGGGCTGCCGGACATCGGGCAGATCTTCCCGGACACCGACCCCCGGTGGAAGGGCGCGGAGTCCTGCGTGTTCATGAGGGAAGCT GTAAAGCTAATGCATCAAGCAGGCTATGAGCTGGGGAACCTTGATGCTACATTGATCTTGCAAAAACCAAAAATTAGCCCATTCAAGGAGACTATCCGATCTAACTTGTGTGAACTACTCGGGGCGGATCCATCTGTTGTCAATCTCAAGGCCAAGACGCATGAGAAAGTCGACAGTCTAGGAGAAAACAGGAGTATAGCTGCTCATACCGTAGTTCTCCTGATGCGCAAGTAG